Proteins from a genomic interval of Rosa chinensis cultivar Old Blush chromosome 2, RchiOBHm-V2, whole genome shotgun sequence:
- the LOC121051193 gene encoding uncharacterized protein LOC121051193, with translation MKALASDPKLDKTATNGHHSKAIDIYLGNNIELNTIGKQRVLCILGRSIGVPIFQRYVRRDFESSDEKNDFMKLELLEEKNGFMKLESSEENKAISTRATIAESSEENKTISTTATIANEKSVKVLLDDSKRFDTSLLVAVLIATVTFSAPFTMPGGFDKDGMAVLHRRIFFTGFVLFDTISFFLSLLVVYNHFMVSNKSRIIRDTPSVFIRYSVVTMVLAFASGVFVVLPEHSLLGILVILICCVLCFMLIAQIRFAALPTRREKRTRNWLRKRII, from the exons ATGAAAGCCTTGGCAAGTGACCCCAAACTTGACAAGACTGCAACCAATGGTCATCACTCGAAAGCCATTGATATATACCTGGGTAACAATATTGAACTG AACACCATTGGTAAACAAAGGGTCTTGTGCATTTTGGGGAGGTCCATCGGTGTGCCAATTTTCCAGCGATATGTGCGCCGTGACTTCGAATCATCGGACGAGAAGAATGACTTCATGAAATTGGAATTATTGGAGGAGAAGAATGGCTTCATGAAATTAGAATCATCGGAGGAGAACAAGGCTATATCCACCAGAGCGACCATTGCAGAATCATCGGAGGAGAACAAGACTATATCCACCACAGCGACCATTGCAAATGAAAAATCAGTCAAAGTTTTGCTGGATGACTCGAAAAGATTTGACACAAGTCTACTAGTTGCGGTGCTTATTGCTACTGTCACTTTTTCAGCCCCTTTCACCATGCCTGGGGGATTTGATAAGGACGGCATGGCAGTTTTACACCGAAGGATATTTTTCACAGGGTTCGTGTTATTTGACACCATCTCCTTCTTCTTGTCCCTCCTTGTGGTGTATAATCATTTTATGGTGTCGAATAAGTCGCGAATCATTAGAGACACACCTTCAGTTTTCATTCGCTATTCCGTTGTAACAATGGTGTTAGCATTTGCTTCGGGTGTGTTTGTAGTGCTACCAGAGCATAGTCTACTCGGCATTTTGGTTATTCTAATATGCTGCGTTTTATGCTTCATGCTCATCGCACAGATCAGGTTTGCCGCTCTGCCAACCAGGCGCGAAAAGAGGACACGCAATTGGCTCCGTAAGCGCATAATTTGA
- the LOC112187524 gene encoding ankyrin repeat-containing protein At5g02620 — translation MGFNSMDPPVYKAAASGDLRFLKEVRDGDRSVDILFQKTPKNNNVLHIAAQFKQIQFFEEFPNQIQSPLFWATNTKGDTPMHIAARVGCVKLIEFLIDHARKSQTNAADVETGPADAEAHNELLRMANSERDTALHVAVRCGHHDVVILLMDADPELCCYTNNANESPLFLAVCKGFPKIGSCILDKSPASLSFEGVKGVTALHAAVTRNSTCKDIVKMMVTKNPEIIKEVDELGWTPLHYAAFRGNVSAIRSLIKRDSSVAYILDNCGMSALHVAAYGGRIEVMKELIQLRPDTCDLLNHKGQTADL, via the exons ATGGGGTTTAATTCCATGGATCCTCCGGTTTATAAGGCGGCAGCATCAGGTGATCTTCGTTTTCTCAAAGAAGTTAGAGATGGAGACAGATCAGTTGATATTCTCTTTCAGAAGACCCCTAAAAACAACAACGTTCTTCACATAGCTGCTCAGTTCAAGCAAATACAGTTCTTCGAGGAATTCCCAAATCAGATCCAATCTCCGTTGTTTTGGGCCACCAACACCAAGGGTGACACTCCCATGCACATTGCTGCTAGGGTTGGTTGTGTTAAACTAATTGAGTTCCTCATCGATCACGCGAGAAAGTCACAAACTAATGCAGCAGATGTGGAGACCGGACCAGCCGATGCTGAAGCTCATAACGAGTTACTTCGAATGGCTAATTCGGAAAGAGATACAGCTTTGCATGTTGCTGTTAGATGCGGGCACCATGATGTTGTGATTCTGTTAATGGATGCTGATCCTGAATTGTGCTGTTATACCAATAACGCCAACGAATCTCCTTTGTTCTTAGCTGTCTGCAAGGGGTTTCCAAAAATTGGTTCTTGTATCTTGGACAAGTCTCCAGCATCTCTTTCTTTCGAGGGGGTTAAAGGTGTCACAGCTTTGCATGCAGCAGTAACCCGCAATTCAACCTGCAAAG ACATCGTGAAGATGATGGTGACCAAAAATCCTGAAATAATCAAAGAAGTTGATGAACTTGGTTGGACTCCCTTACACTATGCAGCATTCAGAGGGAATGTATCAGCAATTAGATCGCTGATAAAACGTGACAGTTCTGTAGCTTACATATTAGACAATTGTGGAATGTCTGCTCTTCATGTTGCTGCGTACGGAGGCCGCATAGAAGTAATGAAAGAGTTGATTCAATTGCGGCCTGATACTTGTGATCTGCTCAACCACAAAGGCCAAACGGCT GACTTGTAA